CAATGAAAAGTCAAAACCTTCTCTTTTCTGTATGAAATCTAATATACTCTAGACTGGTAGGATTACAAAACTTTCCTGGCAGCATCAGTTCTAGTCAATGATCACCTTATTCTGAACATATACAAGCACATAAGTTCATAACCACTAAGAATGACTTTGTTTGTCAACGCGGGTCACGCAAGTGAAATTCATATCCGATAATGATCAATCTCACGCAAACGAACAACAAAACCGCTAACTCGCTGACACAAACTATCAAATACTCATCAGACAGATTAACATCAAAACAACAATCCTAAACCCAAAATAATGGACAAACAAAGTTTGAAATAGAAGATTGAAACAAGTAGAGTAGTTTGAGGAGTGTTACCCAAAGGGAGACGATAGTATCAAGAACCCAACCGAGTTGGccaatgaaagtaagataagtcAATCCCACAACTACCATCATCTCATCATACAAAAAAAGCAGTAATAAAAGAAGACCCCATCCACCCAATCCCCATCCCCGGccagaacaaaaacaaaaaagaatcaATTATAAACTAACAATTGAACTAGaaaaccacaaatatcaaaccctaatttgtaaATTCATCCAATATTGGAACATTAGCCTAAACTTTCTGCATAATCAACTCATTATGCTCAACTAATTGAAGGGAAACTGAATTTTAAGACCAAGCAAAACAAGAATCAATTAAAAGCTCACCTTGACAGATTGCGTCACTGTGTGAAACAGAGTCAACCGAGATAGGGAAGACGACGGTCGGGGGCGACTACTATGGAAGAGGAGGcgaggaaggtggtggtggtggtggaggcgcGCGGTGAGGAGCGGTGCGAACTCGCCTGCAGATTGCACTAGAAGCGTACTTGCTTTGTTTGAATATAGAGATTTGAAGGGATTGTTTTATCGGTTTGGCGATGAGAAGCTAtgtttttattgttttaaatttcgTGAATATCGGTTGAAGCGAACAAAACAAAGCCCGCCCCTTTAGACTAGtatctattgaggcgggcaatatAAAGCCCCCTCCAACAAGTTCTATTGAAGCGAACTCTAAAAAAGCCCGCCCCAACCTGTTAGTAAATTTTTTGACCCGTGTTGACTAAGTGGTTGTTGAGGCCCACTTatatatgcccccctcaacaagggggctacaacaggggttttttccactagtgattcTCAAGTCTCGAACCTGATGCCCTTAACCAcacatgccaacctcaattgtcTGCTCCAATTCGCAAGTTGTGGACTGCTAGTCAAAGTCAAGTACATTATTCTACCGGTGAACCACTCTTAAGTTTATTTGCATATAAACTCATGCTAGCAAGAGTTTTAATATAAcaccccccaaaaaaaatgaACTCAAAACTACACATTGAAATAATATTACTGATTTTTCCAATTACCATTCTCTTGTTTGCTTCTCCTACAAAATCCCAGCCTACGTTTTCAGCCTACATATGTGGAGATCCTTTCTTTAACTACACCATAAACAATCCTACTTACAAAGCAAATCTCCATACACTCCTATCCTCCCTAATTTCCAATTGGCGAATTAATAATTATGGGTTTTACAATAACTCTGTTGGCCATGAACTCAACCAAGTTTATGGAGTCGCGTTATGTAGGGGAGACGTTCCTACCTCCGATTGTAAGGTGTGTGTTGATTACGCAGCTGCAAGGATCGCTTTAGATTGTCCTACCCAGAATTCCGCTATAGGGTGGTACGAGGAATGCATGATTCGTTACTCAAATAATAACATTTTTAAAGGGGAGATGTCACACCCACGATTTAACATAACAAGTCGTGATTATAATAAAGTACCCGATCCCAAAAGCTTCAACTTAACAATTTCGAACTTGATGAACAAGTTGGCCCTTAAAGCTGCTTCAGGGGACTCCCGTCGCAAATTTGCGACGGGAGAAGTTAATGTTAGCAGCAAACTTAGGGTATATGCACTGTTACAGTGTATCCCAGATTTGGAGGAATATGATTGTTTGAATTGTCTTAACCTTATTATCAATTATACAATTGCTGATTGTTGTTATGCCAAGGAAGGGGTTCGAACTGGTGGTCCAACATGTAACGTTAGATACGAGAATTACCCTTTTTATAAGTCTGCTATTGAGCTACCACCACTTCAACCACCGTCAACACCGTCGGCGTTATCACCTCCTTCTCCGTTCTATACAAGGCGAAAAGGTACCTCATACTGCCTTTTAGTTAAGTTTTAACTTTTGAGAACAACTACTTTTATTTTGCGTACAAGTACCTTTTACTTTGTTTTTCTTCGTTATATTGCAATTACAAGTTAGATGGTAGACtcccatcaaaaaaaaaaaaaaaaaaaagaagttagaTGGTAGACAATGATGCATTGTGAATAttgtgcaccttaagaacacaaATACATAGAtaaaatagtactccctccgtatttaaataGAAATCACATATGGTCTGGCACGGGTactaagaaaaaataattgaatgaaataaaataatatagcAATTGGGGTtgggataaatattttaataaagtaaaACAAGTGAGAACCATTAAATTTTGGAGGGGTAAGGGCTGGGGTGTTTctaaaattaattgtttaatgtggtGGTGGGTCATAGgataaattatatatatatattatttaattatatggcGGGGTAGAAAAGTTATTAAAAACCGAAGTGTGACTCCGAATAAAATACGGCCGCAAATGACAAGTGTGACTCCTAATTAAATACAGACGGGGTATTACCTTACGTGACAAGAACGtgaatatatttattaatttaatttttagtacaaagtaaaataaaaggtattccctccgtttcaaaatgtttgttacgtattcctttaatagtgtttcaaaatgtttgttacataaagaatctttctatttataaacttgttactattattattttttgagccaactttcatttctaattggttcaacttttcaactcaataaATCTCATGCAACCAAAAGTCACATTATGACAAGTTAGCAATTTgtgtgatttttaattattgattCATTTTGATAATAAAATAATCTTATTAGTTGTttcaatgattagtggattgaggtatatttttttttaataaaagatgaaAGCAGATTTGCACTATATTCAAAAAGAGTAATATGTCAGAATTTGAAAAGATGGAATCAGATTTATGATGGAATCTAGaacatttaaaataaaataaaaaagaattttaattatacgttaataaacgtgccaaaatccaaacgtaacaaacattttgaaacggagggagtacattgtACTAACGCCTACACAAGCCGTAAAGGTACATCATATGTACTGTCTTTTAAGTTTCAACTTTTGGGAACTTATACTATTTTAAGTTTTAACTTTTACGAACAATTATCTTCCACGTATTACGTACTTTCATTTATGTGTACAAATACCTTCACTTTGGCCCTGTTTGGTTGATGACTTTTTGGCTGGTTTTTTGGTTGGCTTTTAGCTGTTGGCTTTTTAATCTGGTCAAACAACCAAAGTATATGTTTGGTAACTAGATTTTTAGCTAGCTGAAAAGTCATATTTTCCGCCAAAAATAAAAACCTAGTATTACTAGCTTTTTGGAGTCGGCTTTTGGCTTCTCTTATTTAAATTACTTTTGTATCCTTATTTTCtactaattaatttataattaataattaataatggaTACAGTTCCAtacaataatttatttttgattcACATTTTATTTCTTTGTTATTGCGTTTTACTTCGTACATAATACAAAGTATTTATTAAAAATGAACAAAAACCATTAAATGTCCCTAATTGTCATTTTACATAGTTACAGCCAACAACTGAATTTACTAAACATATTTGTAAACAATTAATAGTCAAACGGCCAACAAATAGCAGACAACTTAAACAGCCAGTCAAACCAACTAAGTAAAACAGCCGACAATTAACAACCAACAACCAATTGCCAAACATGAcctttgtttttgtttgttatATTACGTATCACTACCATTTCACAGGAAATGGAAGTATAAAGGAGTTGCATGTTTTTGTTAACCTTTTATGTGAAATGGTCAAATGGCTGTAGTTTGTGAAAGAAACTCAAAATGTTACGTAGTACtgtaattaattatttacaAAAATTATACAGAGTTATTTGCAATAGTTGAaacttaaaaatattaaatagtaTGAAAGTGATAAAGGTTTTAACGTGCGACCTTTAAGACATGTCAAAAATATAATGTGGCACGCTGGCGTGTCGTACTTTTTGAATTTTCTAACTTTGACGATTTCCCTTTTGTAGGTTGGAGAATCAAAAGGCGCCCTAAAATTTCCATTATCGTTATCATCtctgtttttatgatttctgtACTACTAGGGATTCTAATCCGTCTCTGCTTAAAAAGAAGAGGAAGGTCGTTGTATAAGGTTGAAAGTAAGTTTAAAACTCTGTATAATAATACGGACTAACAAACTTTGTTAATACTATGGTATATGAGTATTCCTTTATTTATTAGCAAACAAGTCTTGACCGACTCCCTATATGGTTTCGTGAAGATGAAGAGGCTGAAGATGATTACAAAATGATTGAATCTTTGCAATTGGAATTTGGTGTTGTGAAAGCCGCAACAAATAACTTCTCCAATTCCAACAAGCTAGGCCAAGGAGGTTTTGGTACTGTTTACAAGGTACAAATCCCCATTTTATTCAGTATCGagtaattagttttaacttgCGAATGCACAAATTTTACCCTAGAAAGAAGGTATGGGGTAAATCGATCGACTAATGTATTTATatttacgaaaatgataaaggtcgcaacctGCGACTTTTAAATCGtatcacaatgatgacatgcatgcttatgtgtcatgaacgtaattgaaaactaaaatatttaacttatataacctattaaacatgttataaaaaagataggaaaatcttaatattataCGAAGcattttattataaatataataaatatttgttttttttttgtatcgAATAttatatttacatattttcatattaaaaatattatattaatagtaaaaatattttgatgatGCATGACCTACGTGGCGGTTATATGTACCATTTAAAAtctgacacgtaagattgcgttAACTAAATGTTGTCTCAATTTACGCGCGACCTATGCCATCACCCGTATAATTAATTTCATTCAAATTTTATACTACAATGTTACATAAAAATTTCAGGGTAGACTTCCTAGTGGACAATTCATAGCAGTGAAGAGATTGTCCACAAGTACAGGACAAGGCGAAAAGGAGTTCAAAAATGAGGCCTTATTAGTAGCTAAGCTTCAACACAAAAACTTGGTGAGATTTCTTGGTTTTTGTCTGCTGAAAGAAGAAAGACTCCTGATCTATGAATTTTTACCTAACAAAAGTCTCGATCATCTCCTTTTCGGTAATATTTCAGCTTCAAAACTGTACGATTATTTTACTTAAACTGTAAGATTGCATCTCAATAATAAACAGTTTTCAACTTATAGTCCTATACCAAACTATGCAGATTCTATCAAGCGCAAGTATTTAGATTGGGAAAACCGGTACAATATTATAGGTGGAATTGCTCGAGGACTGCTTTACCTGCACGAAGAGTCTCGACTGTTAGTTGTCCATCGTGATATAAAAGCAGGCAATGTGCTACTAGATGCAGAGATGAACCCGAAAATTTCAGACTTTGGCGTTGCGCGTTTGTTTGGGGTAGATCAATCTCAGGCCTATACTAGTAAAATTGCTGGAACTTGGTAAGTTGGTAACTCCTCATCCTTTCTTTGCAAATTCCATGCACTAATTATATGCGAAAATGATAAAGCtagcaacatgcgacctttaagtcgTGTTATAATTATGACATGAAAttcttatgtgtcatgatttaaattggaaactaaaatatttaacttaagtaacctattatacatgttacaataaataggaaaatcttaatattctaatttacaaattgaataatgtaactttttatttcaaaaaattctttatgatttgtataagaaatatctatctatatattatactaaaagagaggaaatcaatgtggagcTGACAAGTGTCACTCTGTGATttacctctcttttaatattattaattaatttatagatAATTTATTGTCATATTTAACTTACTGTATTTATGGTAGCTGactaatatgaaaaatacataaaGAATGAAagattctttaatattttattcgCAATATTTTTACCAACTTTTTTTTGGTAAGTAAGAATAATATATTTATTCCAACTTATATGGAgcattttctatatatatactTGATTTCACTCATTAACTTCCTATCAAATATTTTAGGCAAAACAATTGAACTATAACAAACATAATATAAAATATAGAGGAAGAAAATGACAAGTGAATTTGTAGTTCAattgtactccgtaataaattGTAATTCATTACTTTTTGCCTAAATTGCactattaataattaaatatgataATCAACCATTAAGTCATACCTATTAATACCTGTATTTGCATAGGATGTATAcggaaaatttggtaattgaattttttatattaaaaattacaacaaattttactaaattggtattaatttaccaaaaaaataattcCATTGACAACAACGTCATGCGATACACCGTTTATAGAATATGATGTGGGTTCTATTGTAGTCGTTAGGCTCGATAATATAATAACATTTTCTATATAAATTAAGCTCCTCCAAATCTGTTAGCTAAACAATTGAATTGTTTAATAAACTTTTAACAAATATCTTGGTGCCGAGCACTATATTAACAGAGAGGAAAATCGATGTGGAGTTGACAAATGTCTCTCTCTTATTTTTCTCTCTTATAATATAAATAGCTAACctatgataaaataattaattaatatagttcATATATATTTTACCTAAAATTTTCTAATTATGGTAATAACCGATTAAAatatgaattaattatttacttatgCAATAAATTTCTTGATTTAAATCcatatctatatctatatactCCATACTATACTTAAAGAGAGACAAATCGATGTCAAGATGACAAATGTCTCTATTTGATTTGCCTCTATtatacataaataaataatgacTAATGTACATATGTACTATCaagttttgtttagaaatttggTCATATACTGGATGTGGATATGTAAAAAAACCTTTACTTTTGattgtttgttaattttaatccaataacaaATCTTTGCATACAATTTCTGATAATTGACCGGTatagaaaatcttataatagttgAACTTATACTTTTTGCCTAAATTGCactattaataattaaatatgataATCAACCATTAAGTCATACCTATTAATACCTGTATTTGCATAGGATGTATAcggaaaatttggtaattgaattttttatattaaaaattacaacaaattttactaaattggtattaatttaccaaaaaaataattcCATTGACAACAACGTCATGCGATACACCGTTTATAGAATATGATGTGGGTTCTATTGTAGTCGTTAGGCTCGATAATATAATAACATTTTCTATATAAATTAAGCTCCTCCAAATCTGTTAGCTAAACAATTGAATTGTTTAATAAACTTTTAACAAATATCTTGGTGCCGAGCACTATATTAACAGAGAGGAAAATCGATGTGGAGTTGACAAATGTCTCTCTCTTATTTTTCTCTCTTATAATATAAATAGCTAACctatgataaaataattaattaatatagttcATATATATTTTACCTAAAATTTTCTAATTATGGTAATAACCGATTAAAatatgaattaattatttacttatgCAATAAATTTCTTGATTTAAATCcatatctatatctatatactCCATACTATACTTAAAGAGAGACAAATCGATGTCAAGATAACAAATGTCTCTATTTGATTTGCCTCTATtatacataaataaataatgacTAATGTACATATGTACTATCaagttttgtttagaaatttggTCATATACTGGATGTGGATATGTAAAAAAACCTTTACTTTTGATTGTTTGTTAATTTTAGTCCAATAACAAATCTTTGCATACAATTTCTGATAATTGACCGGTatagaaaatcttataatagttgAACTTATACTATGAATTAAGACTttattctgttcgacttattttgacttatttctgacagataagttcagttaagctCAGATAATATACGTTCAgaaaaaatttgtttttcagacatttttGCACACAAATAAGTCTATTTCAGACCAATTCAATTTTTTGAGATAAAATAAGtttgataagttcagttaagttcagctaaactcagataaaataagtttagaaaaaataagttttttcatatatattcagacacaaataagtttatttcagataaaataaatttagattagttcagttaagttcaaataagttcggataatataagttcagagtaaataagtcgaatagaacaaaACCTAAATTATTGTAATGCTATCAATTTTTAAGAAATTGTGTCATACAATGAATATGGATATGAATAGAAACCTTTAACTATTTATAGGTGTTGTCACAAACATTTTATAGGCCCGATGTTAACTAACAAAATGAGACCCCTAGCCATATAAATAAGTAATTTTTAATAACGGGCCCTATCGTATTTttaatcttaaatatcaaagaaggaTTTTTCTAGATTCTCATTATCGTAATATTTTTATACCGAACACGAATAATAATTTTTTCGCTCTTATTATTGCAGTCTTAAGGGCatgttgattgaaattttgactaatatATCGTAATCAAATACATCCAATATGCACCAAAATATATTTGGATAAGGGAACTTATGAAATTAACAACCTAATTACTAAATCATTTAAGTAAAATAGTGTAGTATGTAAGTATGTGCAAAGTTTTGATATTTGAAGTCAATAAATTCACAATCCCAAAAAATCAATCGTACCCAAAATTGTCTTTGTAAAATCAATTACACAAAAGTCAATCaacaataattattaattaacgaAGGAAAATTCAGATCTTTTAGACTGGAGTGCAGGTTTTTGGATTAAGAAAAATCTAAGATTATTATAAAATTGCATAAGTAACCTAAAATAATAACAATCTTAGATTGAGAATACTCACCTAATTTAATTATGTATAtcacttttaaatattttatcaGTATATAGCTAACACaataaattttaataataaacttatgtcaataAATTCAAAGTTAGCTGAAAGACAAATTAAAGTTAATTATTTACTGAATATAGGGATATCAAATTGTCAGTGGGACAGGTTTTAGGGATATCCCCGAGTCATCCGCCTCAAGTGGGTGAGGATGAAGGACAGttttgtgggtgataaggttaagaAATGTATTCGTCGCGGGTAAAGAGGCGATGATGTATTTTATATTGTTGGGTGACAGTGTTAAAAATGTATTCGCCGTACAACTGTCCGCCTTGCTTATCTTTCATATAATGATTATAAatatatcaacattttttttactaCTAACCTGCATATTGTAATGTATTGCTTATTTTACTCAATTACTCTAATTAGACAATCGAATTTTCAAAGACTctagaatagagttttaaaattcaaaactctattacaaaaaaaaatgttgagtACAGGGGTAGGTTTAAGACGGGTGTGGATACACTGGTGGGTGACAGGGCGgagatgaattttatttttcaccCCTCGAGATGGATATTGGGAGGGGTGGGTATTGTTCCTATATATCATGGATGGGTATTGTTCCTATATATCATGGGTGGTGGGGATGAGATGCGAATTTTAGGCGGGT
This Spinacia oleracea cultivar Varoflay chromosome 6, BTI_SOV_V1, whole genome shotgun sequence DNA region includes the following protein-coding sequences:
- the LOC110805278 gene encoding cysteine-rich receptor-like protein kinase 44 isoform X1; translation: MNSKLHIEIILLIFPITILLFASPTKSQPTFSAYICGDPFFNYTINNPTYKANLHTLLSSLISNWRINNYGFYNNSVGHELNQVYGVALCRGDVPTSDCKVCVDYAAARIALDCPTQNSAIGWYEECMIRYSNNNIFKGEMSHPRFNITSRDYNKVPDPKSFNLTISNLMNKLALKAASGDSRRKFATGEVNVSSKLRVYALLQCIPDLEEYDCLNCLNLIINYTIADCCYAKEGVRTGGPTCNVRYENYPFYKSAIELPPLQPPSTPSALSPPSPFYTRRKGWRIKRRPKISIIVIISVFMISVLLGILIRLCLKRRGRSLYKVENEEAEDDYKMIESLQLEFGVVKAATNNFSNSNKLGQGGFGTVYKGRLPSGQFIAVKRLSTSTGQGEKEFKNEALLVAKLQHKNLVRFLGFCLLKEERLLIYEFLPNKSLDHLLFDSIKRKYLDWENRYNIIGGIARGLLYLHEESRLLVVHRDIKAGNVLLDAEMNPKISDFGVARLFGVDQSQAYTSKIAGTCGYMPPEYVIHGNFSIKSDVFSFGVLVLEIISGQKVSKFSQAQNGDSLLSFAWRNWTEGNAMRLVDSTIAAINTNEVLRCIHIALLCVQENASQRPIMSSVVLMLNSYSTTIPVPSRPAFQVQNDLNTNLPLEFDNKQTPDMSINDDSFSTLDARD
- the LOC110805278 gene encoding cysteine-rich receptor-like protein kinase 25 isoform X2 → MNSKLHIEIILLIFPITILLFASPTKSQPTFSAYICGDPFFNYTINNPTYKANLHTLLSSLISNWRINNYGFYNNSVGHELNQVYGVALCRGDVPTSDCKVCVDYAAARIALDCPTQNSAIGWYEECMIRYSNNNIFKGEMSHPRFNITSRDYNKVPDPKSFNLTISNLMNKLALKAASGDSRRKFATGEVNVSSKLRVYALLQCIPDLEEYDCLNCLNLIINYTIADCCYAKEGVRTGGPTCNVRYENYPFYKSAIELPPLQPPSTPSALSPPSPFYTRRKGWRIKRRPKISIIVIISVFMISVLLGILIRLCLKRRGRSLYKVENEEAEDDYKMIESLQLEFGVVKAATNNFSNSNKLGQGGFGTVYKGRLPSGQFIAVKRLSTSTGQGEKEFKNEALLVAKLQHKNLVRFLGFCLLKEERLLIYEFLPNKSLDHLLFDSIKRKYLDWENRYNIIGGIARGLLYLHEESRLLVVHRDIKAGNVLLDAEMNPKISDFGVARLFGVDQSQAYTSKIAGTCGYMPPEYVIHGNFSIKSDVFSFGVLVLEIISGQKVSKFSQAQNGDSLLSFAWRNWTEGNAMRLVDSTIAAINTNEVLRCIHIALLCVQENASQRPIMSSVVLMLNSYSTTIPVPSRPAFQVNAQVSIRIGT